TTACCGACACGCGGGTGGAACTCGGCGGGGTCAGGCCACGCGAAGGTGCGTTGGACCATCACGACGTCGTCCATTCGCAGCAATTCGCCGCCTTCATAGTAGACGCGCCAGCCTTGGGCGATCTTTTCCTGCTCGGGCTTGGACAGGGCCGTCCAAGCGGCGAAATCGTCGGGTACGCCGTCGGCGGTCCAGCCACCGCCGGGCAGTTCGCGCGTCGCACCTTTGGCCGTGACCGTCGTGCGAAACAACGGGAGGCAACGGGTGCCCTTAGACGTGTCGAGCACCTTCCCACCTTGGGCCCACGCTGCGTCCTCGTAGGGGAGCGGTTTGCCTTCGGCGTCGACGAACCGGTAAGCGCGAAAGGCGGCGCCACTGTAGGTGCCGGTGGCATACAGCAGGTAGTTGCTTGTGCCCGGCCCGTCGAGCGTGACCCAATATCGCCCCTTGTCCTGCCCACTATCGATGACGCGGTAGAGGTTGCGCATCGTGACCGGTTCGAAGCCGGAATTGAAGATAATGTTGCCCGCGCTGTGCTTGGTCCCCCCAACGTCGCCGAAGCCGTTGAGCCCGAGCGGCTCGACGTCCACCGCCTTGCGAAGCACGCGATCGGTGACCGTGAGGCGCGTCGCTGCCTGGCCGAACATCATCCCCGGCGCAGCGAACAGCGCCAGCAGCAGGGCAGCGCGAAACCCGCGACGAGATACGATCTTGTGAGACAGCTTATCCATGGTGTTCACCCTGGTTGAGGTAAATAGGAATTTCCCGGAGCGGTCGCCAATGCGCCACCCGTTGGCGCGTCGCGCGACGACCTGTCGTCTCAGTCGTCGTATCGCTGTAGACGGACTCGTCCAGATCGGCAGAACGCGTTGAAGTTGGGATTGAGCAGTGCCTGCCGGTCCATATCGCGATCGGCGGCGATGGCACCCGGTGGGTCCGCCGGCCGGTGGATCGCGCGGGCCTCCGAGTCATCGACAAGCGGATGCGTCACCAGCACGTACCGGCCCGGCAGCGCCGCCTCGAGGCGCCGGAGCCACCCCTCCGCACGACCGGGGTTCGCGTGAGGCTTTGCGGACGGCTCGGCGTGAGGCAGGGCCGCTGCGTGGTCGCGGGCCCAGACCAAGCCTTCCACCTCGCACATCCTCGCCAGTCGGTCGGCAAGGCCCGGCAACCAACCGACCCCCATGTGTTCGTCCAGGTAGGTTGGCGACAAGCCCGCAGCGCGAAGGCAACTCAGTTGGGCGCGCGTCTCTTTCATCATCTCGTCCAGGTCGACGCCGCGCTCGGCAATGTGGCTCGGCGACGGCAGGAACGTGCCGTCGCCGTCGAGCAGACTCCGGACCTGCTCGGGAGGAAGGCAGGGCCTGAAGCGAGGAACCGTCCACTCGGAGTTCAAGGTCAGGTGCAGGCCGATGCACAGCGCTGGCAGCCCCGCGAACCGTTGCACGGCGTCGCGCAACGCGGCATCACCACCGACGGCCATCACGGACGCGTTGTTCAGGACGCCGTGGCGATGACATTCGACGACCGCTCGATTCGCGCTAACGCTTCCACCGCTATCGTCGCCGCGAATGAGAAGTTCGATCATCGCCTACCGTCGTGACGCCACTGTAAGAGGACCGGGGCAGTCCATCATGCTCCGCTGAGGTCGTTGTGGCGACCCCTGCTCAAGCTACTGGGTGGGGGATGTCGTTGCCGGTGCTTGCGACTCCCGCAACCTGGCTTGCTCGGCGAGGTAGGCGCTCCACTTCGGCCGCCATGCTGCCAGTTCCGACTCGGGCTTGCTGACCCACCTCATCTTCGCCAAGTGAATGCCCCGCGAATACCCCGTGACGTACCAGTCGTCGCCGTCGCGGATCACCTCGGGCGCGTACTTGCCGTCGAACCACTTTCCGGTCATGTGCGCGATCAGCGATTCGTCGTCGTTGAAGTCGAGCGGATCATCGCTGACGTATACCGACATCTGCTGCCACAGGTAGAAGCGACCGTCGTGCTTTACCACGAACGGGCTCTCGGGGTTGCCCTTGGTGCGCACCGGTATGATGTCTTCCGACCAAGGGCCCTCCGGCGTCGGTGCCGTGCGCGCGACCATCCCGTCGTGGCGTTTCCCGTCGGCGTCCTTGTATGCGCCAGTGTAGTAAGCTATCCATCGCTTCCGGTCCTCGTCGTGCATCACGTAGATGTCGCGGCCCATCCGGAAGAACGCGGTGTCGCCCTTCACGTCCTTGTGCTGGCTCCAGTTTGTGCCGTCGTCGCTGATCAGGCAGTATGCGTAATACGAGTTGTAGAACAGGTAGTGCTTGTCGCCGTGCTTGACGTGGTGCGGTGCCTGAACGGATACGGTGGCCCCCCCCTTGCCTACCGTGCCGCGCTCAATGTTCTCGAACATCCCCACGGGAGTCCAATCGGGGGATGCCAAGTGATCGGTGGTCCAGTGGTAGAACAGGCGCTGCCCAAAGTGCGACGTGCCGCGGATGCACGAGATGCAGTGCCACTTGCCGTCATCGCTCTTGAAGATGGTGAAGTCGCACGCGTTTTCCTTGCCGGTCTTGTATTCACCGACGTCCGGCGCGTTGGGGGCAATCTGGATCCACGGCCCATCCAGTTCCGGCACCAGGATCGACTTCCCCTCCTGGGCGGCCGCCGATCCCGCCGTTGTCAGCAGGACGATTAGAAGTAGCAGGACGCGGTGAACCGGTTGAAGAAGATTGGTCATGCGAGGGTCTCGTGTTGTATGGTTCGATAAAGTACGCAGTCGCCGCACGTGACATGCCACCCCAGCGGACGCGCGCGACGCGCCGTGATCCACGGGCAATCGGCGAGTCCGGGTCGGCCCCATATGGTTGCAGGGAGCACGCTTACCAGTTCGACAGCTTCGCGCTGGCGAGCGGCCCGCTGTAGGTGGGGCTGTTGAAGACGGCCTGATTGACGTATTCCGCCTGCTCGACGTGGCCATCCATGAAGGCGAGATTCTTGACGTTGTCCTTGCCGTGCCGGAAGAAGAACGTCCATTGGACGTTGCGTCCGTGCGGCTTGGGATCGAGGATCCCAGTGTAGTGCAGGAGCCCGCCACCGTCGCGCCAGACCTCGCCGAAGAAGATCATCTCGCTCGATGGCATCCGGGGCTTGCTCCGCGGCTGCATTTTGGACACGCGCGCCGCCCGGAGCAGGTTCGCCGTATTGTCCGGGTTGCGCGGGACGGCGGCATCCCAAGCCTTGGCGTTGTAGGAGTAGCTGATCTGGCGGGGATCGCTGTTGGTGGTCCAGTGAGCCGGATCCCGATCCGCAGGGCAGAACAGGAACTTGGGCTTCTTCTCGAGGCCCGGATCGACGTCCACCTGCCGGTTGTAGTGGGCGATGATCTGCGTGACGGCCGACCGATTATCAACCCGCAGCGCGTTGTCGCTGCTGCCGTCGGCCTTGCACGCTTGCGCCGGCAGCCACCCCCTGTATTCCACCTCGTACATCTTCGCCACCATGGCGAGCTGGCGCATGTTGCTGGCACACGTCACCCGTTGGGCCGCGTCGCGCGCCTTGTTCAGCGCCGGCAGCAAAATGGAGATCAGCAGCGCGATGATCCCGATGACGACGAGCAGTTCGACCAGCGTGAATCCGTTGCGCACGGTTGGGCGAGCGTTCATGACCGTCTCCTTGCAGGGGCCACATCGTCGGTGGCGTCGTCGATTCAAACGGGTTGCGGCGATCTATTTGCGATCGGGCAACCCATCACTTGTCGTTCCGCGGCACGGCGGTCGGTTCGTCGAACTCAGCGCGCTGGCCGCCGACGCCGCGCCGCCATCGTTAGAATGCCGGCTAGCGCCAGCAGTCCGGTCCCCGGCTCGGGCACCGCCGCCGTGCTGATCTCGATCGCGTCAAGGCTGTAGTTCAGCGCCTCGAAGGCAGTGGCACTGGCCGCCACGCGAGCGCCGATGGCGAACTTCTCACCGAACCCGGTCGAGGACGTGAGGGTGAGGTCGCTCAGGGTGGCGCTGGCTGTCCCCGCGTCGCCGGTCTCCCAATCGAGGTTGGTGAAGGTCGTGGCGTACGTCCCGTCGGCATAGTCCAGCGTTATGTCTACGGTGTAGGTATCGCCAAGGATCAGCGCGACGTTCGATGCCGTGCGGGCGTTCGAGGCCGATGCGTAAAACGCACCCCAGAAGCCATTGTCCATCGTGACCTTCCAAGAGGTTTGCGGCGCATTGAGGTACGTGCTGCCGGTCACGTCGTAGAAGGCCAGCCAGTCGGCGCCGCCCGCGAACTCATCAAAACGGACGGTAAACGAGACGCCGGTCACCGCGGCGGAGTTTTCCACTGATGCGAAGTCGACCCCTCGCGTCACGTGCGACTGTTTAGGACCAGTCAGCGCGGCTCCAGGCTGGTTGGCGACGGACAGGTAGTTTCCACCCCCGTTCAAGGGCGCGCCGTTGACAATCGTGGCTGACATCATGGGGGCGGGGTTATCTTGGTTGACGGGCACGGCCCACGCAGTAGACCACCCGCCACCCGCCACACCGGTCCATTGATCGGCGCTCGACGTCCCGTTTCCGTCTGTGAACTCCGCCTGTGCGATGACCGTGGCGTTGGCTGCGGTCCCGAGAGCAAGTGTGATTCCCGCGCATAGCAGCCCGATCAAGTGCTTTTTCCCTGCGTCTGACATGAATCCGCCTCCGCTAGATGTGAAATTGATGACGAGGGAAGAATACCCCGTACAACTTGTGGAACTATACGATTCCGCGCAAACTAATTGCGCCTATGCGAAACCGGCTGCCTGGGCCGCGGCGGCTGGCGTGCGGCAGGCGGTCGTTAAACCTCGTGATACTGGACTGTTGTGATACCCAATAGCTCATCAAAGCGTATTGCGGTCTTCATGCCGGTCGGGCGGGTGCCATGGGAGGCGCTGTCTGGCGTCCTGAAGGTGTTCAGCCGACGCAGCGATGTCGAGATCTTCTCGAACGTGTGGTTCGGTCATGCCCCGGTCCACCGGCTGGCCGACTTCGAGGGTCACGGGTGCGTGGTGTTGGGATCGACCGACACCCAGATGCAGGGAGAGATCTCCGAACTGCATATTCCGACGGTTTATACGCACGCGGAGCCAGTGACGTCCGACGCGTACGTGGTTCGGGACGACGATAGTTCGATCGGACAGATGGCCGCCGAGCATTTGCTATCGCTGGGGCTGCGCCACTTGGCCTTCTGCGGGACGACCATTGGCGAATTCAACCGCCGCCGCGCCGACGGGTTTGCCCGTACGGCCCACGACGCGAACGCGACCTGCACCGCATTCTTCGGCGCGCCGATGCGGTTTCGTGATGAGACATCGTTCCGGGCCGGGCAGGGTGAGCTGGTCGCCTGGCTGCAGCAGCTGCCCCGACCAGTTGGCGTAATGGCGAGCTTCGACCTTCGCGCGATGGAGGTTCTGCGCGCCTGTCAGCAGGCCAGCATCCGCGTGCCTGAGGAGGTCGCGGTGATCGGCGTCGACAACCAGGCCGAGCTCTGCGAGGCGATCTGGCCAAGCCTCAGCAGCATCACGCGCAACGACTATCAACGTGGCATGATCGCTGCGCAGATGCTGCTCGACCTGATCGAGAACGACGCGCTGCCGTCACGTTTGGCCTTGGTAATGCCAGGGGCGC
The Tepidisphaeraceae bacterium DNA segment above includes these coding regions:
- a CDS encoding ChbG/HpnK family deacetylase is translated as MIELLIRGDDSGGSVSANRAVVECHRHGVLNNASVMAVGGDAALRDAVQRFAGLPALCIGLHLTLNSEWTVPRFRPCLPPEQVRSLLDGDGTFLPSPSHIAERGVDLDEMMKETRAQLSCLRAAGLSPTYLDEHMGVGWLPGLADRLARMCEVEGLVWARDHAAALPHAEPSAKPHANPGRAEGWLRRLEAALPGRYVLVTHPLVDDSEARAIHRPADPPGAIAADRDMDRQALLNPNFNAFCRSGRVRLQRYDD
- a CDS encoding prepilin-type N-terminal cleavage/methylation domain-containing protein, which gives rise to MNARPTVRNGFTLVELLVVIGIIALLISILLPALNKARDAAQRVTCASNMRQLAMVAKMYEVEYRGWLPAQACKADGSSDNALRVDNRSAVTQIIAHYNRQVDVDPGLEKKPKFLFCPADRDPAHWTTNSDPRQISYSYNAKAWDAAVPRNPDNTANLLRAARVSKMQPRSKPRMPSSEMIFFGEVWRDGGGLLHYTGILDPKPHGRNVQWTFFFRHGKDNVKNLAFMDGHVEQAEYVNQAVFNSPTYSGPLASAKLSNW
- a CDS encoding PEP-CTERM sorting domain-containing protein, which gives rise to MMSATIVNGAPLNGGGNYLSVANQPGAALTGPKQSHVTRGVDFASVENSAAVTGVSFTVRFDEFAGGADWLAFYDVTGSTYLNAPQTSWKVTMDNGFWGAFYASASNARTASNVALILGDTYTVDITLDYADGTYATTFTNLDWETGDAGTASATLSDLTLTSSTGFGEKFAIGARVAASATAFEALNYSLDAIEISTAAVPEPGTGLLALAGILTMAARRRRPAR
- a CDS encoding substrate-binding domain-containing protein, giving the protein MIPNSSSKRIAVFMPVGRVPWEALSGVLKVFSRRSDVEIFSNVWFGHAPVHRLADFEGHGCVVLGSTDTQMQGEISELHIPTVYTHAEPVTSDAYVVRDDDSSIGQMAAEHLLSLGLRHLAFCGTTIGEFNRRRADGFARTAHDANATCTAFFGAPMRFRDETSFRAGQGELVAWLQQLPRPVGVMASFDLRAMEVLRACQQASIRVPEEVAVIGVDNQAELCEAIWPSLSSITRNDYQRGMIAAQMLLDLIENDALPSRLALVMPGALVQRLSTTMLATDDALVVQFVRIAQRQLAAGVSVEQILDVLNVSRRALEKRTQAALGRTPAEQIRRLRVERAKQLLLGSSDSMSDIAFACGYRNQNRFAQAFRLATGQSPTSWRRRMQFDPAPDAS